From one Rosa rugosa chromosome 4, drRosRugo1.1, whole genome shotgun sequence genomic stretch:
- the LOC133706634 gene encoding zinc finger BED domain-containing protein RICESLEEPER 2-like: protein MIIGCCIREFYICVIPNHKGEAIARLLEDCLLEWGIEKILTITVDNASSNDVALKELSKRIGDWGVPNALLHQGRNLHMRCVAHILNLIVNDGLSVMKIFIGVIRNAVRYVRSSPQRLDFFKECVERVKLECKRLVILDVPTRWNSTFLMLERALKFQKTFDRMVDEDAGNFWAWLQGDKGEKPKEGPPMSVDWHYGEQFVDFLRPFYEITLKVCCFYSPTVHNTFGDLLSIYGLLQEQKNSCLSEIASPMQDKFQRYWGSFDKLNHYLFIAIVLDPRHKLEKVVDYFEILDDGDMDENVEANTKSVKDLLYDLYKVYEKEGRESGVSEVGGSQVSSGGISSSSKGLTELKMRLKEKK from the coding sequence ATGATAATTGGGTGTTGCATAAGAGAATTTTATATTTGTGTGATTCCAAATCATAAGGGAGAGGCTATAGCTAGGCTATTGGAGGATTGCTTGTTGGAATGGGGTATAGAGAAGATTCTCACAATCACCGTTGATAATGCTTCATCAAATGATGTTGCATTGAAAGAGTTGAGTAAAAGGATAGGTGATTGGGGTGTCCCTAATGCACTTTTGCATCAAGGGAGGAATTTGCATATGAGGTGTGTGGCCCATATTCTTAACTTGATTGTCAATGATGGGTTGAGTGTGATGAAGATATTCATTGGTGTCATTCGCAATGCGGTGAGGTATGTTAGATCCTCCCCACAAAGGCTTGATTTTTTCAAGGAATGTGTTGAAAGGGTGAAACTAGAGTGCAAAAGGCTTGTGATTTTGGATGTCCCtactaggtggaattccacattCTTGATGTTGGAACGGGCTTTGAAGTTCCAAAAAACTTTTGATAGAATGGTGGATGAAGATGCAGGTAATTTTTGGGCATGGCTCCAAGGTGACAAGGGTGAAAAGCCAAAAGAAGGGCCACCTATGAGTGTTGATTGGCATTATGGGGAGCAATTTGTGGATTTCTTGAGACCATTTTATGAAATCACTTTGAAGGTATGTTGTTTTTACTCTCCTACTGTTCATAATACTTTTGGTGATTTACTCTCTATTTATGGTCTCTTGCAAGAACAAAAGAACTCATGTTTGTCTGAGATTGCATCACCCATGCAAGACAAGTTTCAAAGGTATTGGGGTAGCTTTGATAAGTTGAATCACTATCTATTCATTGCTATTGTTCTTGATCCACGTCATAaacttgagaaagttgttgactATTTTGAGATTCTAGATGATGGGGATATGGATGAAAATGTGGAAGCTAACACAAAGAGTGTGAAAGATCTCTTGTATGACCTTTACAAGGTGTATGAGAAAGAGGGAAGGGAGAGTGGTGTTAGTGAGGTTGGTGGTTCTCAAGTATCAAGTGGGGGAATATCTAGTTCAAGTAAGGGTCTAACGGAGTTAAAAATGAGATTGAAAGAGAAGAAGTAA